The following are encoded in a window of Panicum virgatum strain AP13 chromosome 5N, P.virgatum_v5, whole genome shotgun sequence genomic DNA:
- the LOC120675473 gene encoding WRKY transcription factor 42-like: MHMALASCNSLPADAACLFPAMAYRHPCDAGGLAASAFYGAARSPAAALLSQPQLAFGAAALTSLAPPPQPDAVFERLSEEGVVSSVVPGTTTFGRPPPEMPVEYAVPDASGYAHHAMGAAAMAGAEGSTRTTDRIAFRVRSQEEVLDDGYKWRKYGKKSVKNSPNPRNYYRCSTEGCNVKKRVERDKDDPSYVVTMYEGVHNHVSPGTIYYATQDAASGRFFVAGMHQALDY, from the exons ATGCACATGGCGCTAGCGTCCTGCAACTCGCTCCCAGCCGACGCCGCCTGCTTATTCCCGGCCATGGCGTACCGCCACCCgtgcgacgccggcggcctagCAGCATCCGCCTTCTACGGCGCCGCTCGTAGCCCCGCGGCGGCTTTACTCTCCCAGCCCCAGCTCGCGTTCGGTGCTGCGGCTCTCACcagcctggcgccgccgccgcagcccgacGCCGTCTTCGAGCGCCTGTCGGAGGAAGGCGTCGTCTCGTCGGTTGTGCCTGGCACGACGACGTtcgggaggccgccgccggagatgcCGGTCGAGTACGCCGTACCGGACGCCTCGGGCTATGCTCATCATGCCAT GGGTGCGGCCGCCATGGCAGGGGCAGAAGGGTCCACGAGGACGACGGACAGGATCGCGTTCCGGGTGAGGTCGCAGGAGGAGGTGCTCGACGACGGCTACAAATGGAGGAAGTACGGCAAGAAGTCTGTCAAGAACAGCCCCAATCCGAG GAACTATTACCGGTGCTCGACGGAGGGCTGCAACGTCAAGAAGAGGGTCGAGCGAGATAAGGACGACCCGAGCTACGTTGTGACCATGTACGAGGGGGTGCACAACCATGTGAGCCCCGGCACGATCTATTACGCCACCCAGGACGCCGCCTCCGGCCGCTTCTTCGTCGCCGGGATGCATCAAGCCCTTGATTATTAG